A stretch of the Bdellovibrio sp. 22V genome encodes the following:
- a CDS encoding LEA type 2 family protein, with translation MKKVLSFGLVCFLLTSCSHFASRFLEKPEVELQSVFAKDTSFIGTTLVFVVNVKNPNNQDINVKEIAYKIFVADKELTEAKTEKPIHVPAKKDANIEIPLPLKYDSLLSHLGNALMAGEIGYRIEGDAKLSFMTIPFSESGKVELR, from the coding sequence ATGAAAAAAGTTTTATCCTTCGGTCTTGTATGTTTTCTTTTAACCTCTTGTTCGCATTTCGCCAGTCGCTTTTTGGAAAAGCCCGAAGTGGAGTTACAAAGCGTTTTTGCCAAAGATACATCTTTCATCGGCACTACTTTGGTTTTTGTTGTGAACGTGAAAAATCCCAACAACCAGGATATTAACGTCAAAGAAATCGCTTACAAGATTTTCGTCGCCGACAAAGAATTGACAGAAGCGAAAACGGAAAAACCCATTCACGTTCCCGCAAAAAAAGATGCCAATATCGAGATTCCGCTGCCACTTAAGTATGACAGCCTCTTAAGTCATTTAGGAAACGCGCTGATGGCAGGGGAAATCGGTTATCGCATCGAAGGGGACGCCAAACTTTCTTTTATGACAATCCCCTTTAGTGAATCTGGAAAAGTAGAACTTCGCTAA
- a CDS encoding hemerythrin domain-containing protein, which yields MEIYEALRKDHDTIKQLFRDLLSLRDDDTKNRKALIEQIRDELIPHARAEETVFYNSLRELKLTKELAVDGYREHIEAEALLRLMQLQDKANMDWKATAAKLQQALEHHIQEEETRFFEAARSNFTREEAEMFAAAFEKLKPKIREQSIMGTTLDMVANMMPPRFSGIFRNGSPPI from the coding sequence ATGGAAATTTATGAAGCGCTAAGAAAAGATCACGACACGATCAAGCAACTATTTCGCGACCTTTTAAGTCTGCGCGACGACGATACGAAAAATCGCAAAGCTTTGATCGAACAAATCCGCGACGAACTCATTCCTCATGCGCGCGCCGAAGAGACCGTTTTTTATAATTCTCTGCGAGAGCTGAAGCTGACGAAGGAACTTGCCGTTGACGGCTACCGGGAGCATATCGAGGCCGAAGCTTTGTTGCGTTTGATGCAGCTTCAAGACAAAGCCAACATGGATTGGAAGGCCACAGCAGCGAAACTGCAGCAAGCTCTTGAACATCATATTCAAGAGGAAGAAACGCGCTTCTTTGAAGCCGCCCGCAGCAACTTCACACGCGAAGAGGCAGAAATGTTTGCCGCCGCCTTTGAAAAACTTAAACCTAAAATTCGTGAACAAAGTATCATGGGAACAACGCTGGATATGGTTGCGAATATGATGCCACCGCGCTTTTCGGGGATCTTCAGAAACGGAAGCCCGCCTATTTAG
- a CDS encoding DUF488 domain-containing protein, with protein MTLFTIGYEASTLEEFIDGLKKNKIKVVVDVRKNPVSRKKGFSKRKLAEALEKNKIGYGHFPGLGVPSAWRKEAKEHKITREHMFKNYQRQILPKQDDDLESIAEMLRTPKNRVALLCFEANADDCHRRYVAEELHKRTKAKVKNITLASQDELLEKSK; from the coding sequence ATGACATTATTCACCATTGGATACGAAGCCAGCACTCTCGAAGAGTTTATTGACGGACTGAAAAAGAACAAAATCAAAGTCGTCGTGGATGTACGCAAAAATCCCGTCAGCCGCAAAAAAGGATTCTCGAAAAGAAAACTCGCCGAAGCGCTAGAGAAAAATAAAATCGGTTACGGTCATTTCCCCGGTCTGGGTGTTCCTTCGGCCTGGCGCAAAGAAGCCAAAGAACACAAGATCACGCGCGAACACATGTTTAAAAATTATCAAAGACAGATCCTGCCTAAACAAGACGACGATCTGGAGAGTATAGCGGAAATGCTGCGAACACCGAAAAACCGAGTGGCTCTTTTATGTTTTGAAGCGAATGCAGATGACTGCCACCGCCGCTACGTCGCGGAGGAGTTGCACAAAAGAACAAAAGCCAAGGTTAAAAATATCACCTTGGCTTCGCAGGACGAGCTGCTCGAAAAATCTAAATAG
- the dbpA gene encoding ATP-dependent RNA helicase DbpA: MNSFLNLPLSAELLAVVQELGFEQMTPIQAESIPHLLAGKDFIGQSRTGSGKTAAFALPILHKLDLQNRSVQAIVICPTRELTTQVVNDIRKLGRRLEGLQVLPLVGGQPSRPQAEALENGVHLVVGTPGRILEHIQRGRMDLANLDVLVLDEADKMLELGFDSEMKSILNAAPKERQTVLFSATFPDGIESLSRKYQKNPLRVTIEEEESPTSSIEQWVYETKPEDKVGTLMRVLQQHPSESTVIFCNTKNDVASLSEKFTQNKVLHSVLHGDLEQKERDRALALFRNGSHRILVATDVAARGLDIENLELVVNFDLPTKPETYVHRIGRTGRAGKQGVAVTLAEAQDTLELLELEKAAGSKFKKQNLGFKNQTGLNKNFRGAVMQTISISGGRKDKLRPGDILGALTGASGGLSAEQVGKIEIHDKISYVAIAADVAKVAFDKLRDGRIKGQKFQIKIVK; the protein is encoded by the coding sequence ATGAATTCATTCTTAAACCTCCCCCTCTCTGCAGAGCTTCTGGCTGTCGTCCAAGAGCTTGGATTTGAGCAAATGACGCCGATCCAAGCTGAAAGCATTCCTCACTTACTCGCAGGAAAAGACTTTATCGGCCAATCTCGCACCGGCAGTGGCAAAACCGCCGCTTTCGCCCTTCCTATTTTGCACAAACTGGATCTTCAAAATCGCTCGGTCCAAGCCATTGTGATCTGCCCCACTCGCGAGCTCACAACACAGGTGGTGAATGATATTCGCAAACTAGGCCGACGCCTTGAGGGACTGCAAGTTCTACCACTTGTGGGAGGCCAGCCCAGCCGCCCTCAGGCCGAAGCACTTGAAAACGGCGTGCATTTGGTTGTTGGAACTCCGGGCCGTATTCTTGAACACATTCAGCGCGGTCGCATGGACCTTGCAAACTTAGACGTTCTTGTCCTCGATGAAGCGGATAAAATGTTAGAGCTGGGATTTGATTCCGAAATGAAGTCGATCCTCAATGCCGCACCGAAAGAGCGTCAGACCGTTTTGTTCTCTGCCACGTTCCCCGACGGTATCGAGTCTTTAAGTCGCAAATATCAAAAAAATCCATTGCGCGTAACCATCGAGGAAGAAGAAAGTCCGACATCTTCGATCGAACAATGGGTCTATGAAACAAAGCCCGAAGACAAAGTCGGCACTTTGATGCGCGTATTGCAACAACATCCTTCCGAATCGACAGTGATTTTTTGTAATACGAAAAATGACGTAGCTTCCCTGTCAGAAAAGTTCACGCAAAACAAAGTGCTTCACTCTGTCTTGCATGGCGACCTGGAGCAAAAAGAAAGAGATCGCGCCTTGGCTCTTTTCCGCAACGGCAGTCATCGTATTCTTGTCGCGACAGATGTCGCGGCTCGCGGTTTGGATATCGAGAACCTTGAGCTTGTCGTAAACTTTGATCTTCCGACAAAACCTGAAACTTACGTTCATCGTATCGGCCGTACCGGCCGTGCAGGCAAACAGGGTGTCGCTGTCACGCTGGCGGAAGCGCAAGATACGCTGGAGTTGTTAGAGCTCGAAAAAGCTGCCGGCAGCAAATTCAAAAAACAGAATCTAGGATTTAAAAATCAAACCGGACTTAATAAAAACTTCCGTGGTGCCGTGATGCAAACCATCTCGATTTCCGGCGGCAGAAAAGACAAACTCCGTCCCGGCGACATCTTGGGAGCCCTCACGGGGGCTTCCGGCGGACTGAGCGCCGAACAGGTCGGGAAAATCGAAATCCATGACAAGATCTCTTATGTCGCGATCGCCGCGGATGTGGCAAAAGTGGCGTTTGATAAACTCCGCGACGGTCGCATCAAAGGTCAAAAGTTTCAGATCAAAATCGTAAAGTAG